The Penaeus vannamei isolate JL-2024 unplaced genomic scaffold, ASM4276789v1 unanchor292, whole genome shotgun sequence genome has a segment encoding these proteins:
- the LOC113826083 gene encoding olfactory receptor 1J1-like isoform X1 has protein sequence MDSNPYIHPKYVPSTAVGNMFLKSVNKKLFLGVDYEQALGDLKMNCPLVPALYITLSLLTMSECVLTIFIYIMDRRLRKRTPSPFVYSLAVSIALLSAISFIFNVKLLVYSCRNKRTTEWCVALSILLRYLHVVSCFCVTCLALYRYLYLCWPLRYPMLVTKRRCCYVTLACWTLPFALVAVPSAIDGQAPCADMRVTVSFYATYIALYTSGALATFVAYLLVALEFRRKRLALALGGDAARGDRLVKVRTERSALSVLALYAVLSLPHIIMLLVTRMGNGRASAVNLDSASLLNRLHLLLFLPFYAWANKLFRTALIARARRMHFRKYNAEDLCLRKKVARITATALHQRKRKTLRS, from the exons ATGGATAGCAACCCCTATATTCATCCCAAATATGTGCCGAGTACAGCAGTAGGGAATATGTTTCTAAAAAGTGTGAACAAGAAATTGTTTCTGGGCGTGGATTATGAACAGGCTTTGGGAGATCTCAAGATGAACTGTCCCCTTGTTCCTGCCCTTTATATAACACTCAGTCTCCTAACGATGAGTGAGTGTGTACTGacgatatttatatacattatggaCCGACGTCTGAGGAAAAGGACACCAAGCCCTTTCGTGTACAGTCTGGCAGTTAGTATTGCTTTGCTGTCggccatttctttcattttcaacgTCAAGCTTCTCGTGTATTCGTGTCGGAACAAGCGAACCACGGAATGGTGCGTCGCTTTGTCTATTCTCCTGCGGTACCTGCACGTCGTCTCCTGCTTCTGCGTGACGTGTCTGGCGCTGTACCGATACCTGTACCTGTGCTGGCCCCTCCGCTACCCGATGCTGGTCACCAAGCGCCGCTGTTGCTACGTCACTCTGGCCTGCTGGACGCTGCCCTTCGCCCTGGTTGCGGTGCCGTCTGCGATCGACGGTCAGGCTCCGTGCGCTGACATGCGGGTGACAGTCTCCTTCTATGCCACTTACATCGCCCTGTACACCTCAGGGGCCCTCGCCACCTTCGTCGCGTACCTCCTGGTGGCGCTGGAGTTCAGGAGGAAGCGCCTCGCCTTGGCTCTCGGGGGCGACGCGGCGAGGGGCGACCGCCTAGTGAAAGTCCGGACCGAGAGATCCGCGCTGTCAGTCCTCGCTCTCTACGCCGTCCTGTCCCTCCCTCAC ATTATAATGTTGCTGGTGACGCGTATGGGCAACGGTCGAGCATCCGCAGTTAACCTAGACAGCGCCTCACTGCTAAACAGGCTCCACTTACTGCTGTTCCTTCCCTTCTATGCCTGGGCGAACAAACTCTTCCGCACCGCCCTTATTGCTAGGGCCAGAAGGATGCACTTTCGAAAGTATAATGCCGAGGACCTCTGTCTACGAAAGAAAG TAGCCCGAATCACTGCTACTGCACTACATCAGCGGAAGAGAAAGACATTGCGCAGCTGA
- the LOC113826083 gene encoding olfactory receptor 1J1-like isoform X2 — MDSNPYIHPKYVPSTAVGNMFLKSVNKKLFLGVDYEQALGDLKMNCPLVPALYITLSLLTMSECVLTIFIYIMDRRLRKRTPSPFVYSLAVSIALLSAISFIFNVKLLVYSCRNKRTTEWCVALSILLRYLHVVSCFCVTCLALYRYLYLCWPLRYPMLVTKRRCCYVTLACWTLPFALVAVPSAIDGQAPCADMRVTVSFYATYIALYTSGALATFVAYLLVALEFRRKRLALALGGDAARGDRLVKVRTERSALSVLALYAVLSLPHIIMLLVTRMGNGRASAVNLDSASLLNRLHLLLFLPFYAWANKLFRTALIARARRMHFRKYNAEDLCLRKKDGLTQLSAGTDILRDKRFL; from the exons ATGGATAGCAACCCCTATATTCATCCCAAATATGTGCCGAGTACAGCAGTAGGGAATATGTTTCTAAAAAGTGTGAACAAGAAATTGTTTCTGGGCGTGGATTATGAACAGGCTTTGGGAGATCTCAAGATGAACTGTCCCCTTGTTCCTGCCCTTTATATAACACTCAGTCTCCTAACGATGAGTGAGTGTGTACTGacgatatttatatacattatggaCCGACGTCTGAGGAAAAGGACACCAAGCCCTTTCGTGTACAGTCTGGCAGTTAGTATTGCTTTGCTGTCggccatttctttcattttcaacgTCAAGCTTCTCGTGTATTCGTGTCGGAACAAGCGAACCACGGAATGGTGCGTCGCTTTGTCTATTCTCCTGCGGTACCTGCACGTCGTCTCCTGCTTCTGCGTGACGTGTCTGGCGCTGTACCGATACCTGTACCTGTGCTGGCCCCTCCGCTACCCGATGCTGGTCACCAAGCGCCGCTGTTGCTACGTCACTCTGGCCTGCTGGACGCTGCCCTTCGCCCTGGTTGCGGTGCCGTCTGCGATCGACGGTCAGGCTCCGTGCGCTGACATGCGGGTGACAGTCTCCTTCTATGCCACTTACATCGCCCTGTACACCTCAGGGGCCCTCGCCACCTTCGTCGCGTACCTCCTGGTGGCGCTGGAGTTCAGGAGGAAGCGCCTCGCCTTGGCTCTCGGGGGCGACGCGGCGAGGGGCGACCGCCTAGTGAAAGTCCGGACCGAGAGATCCGCGCTGTCAGTCCTCGCTCTCTACGCCGTCCTGTCCCTCCCTCAC ATTATAATGTTGCTGGTGACGCGTATGGGCAACGGTCGAGCATCCGCAGTTAACCTAGACAGCGCCTCACTGCTAAACAGGCTCCACTTACTGCTGTTCCTTCCCTTCTATGCCTGGGCGAACAAACTCTTCCGCACCGCCCTTATTGCTAGGGCCAGAAGGATGCACTTTCGAAAGTATAATGCCGAGGACCTCTGTCTACGAAAGAAAG ACGGACTTACACAATTAAGCGCTGGCACGGACATCCTGCGAGACAAAAGATTTCTTTAA
- the LOC113826025 gene encoding olfactory receptor 6E1: MDQTLESQASMECSVSSSLFVAITFLTMVEGVLTLFIYIKERRLRKREPSPFVYSLAVSITLLSALSFAFNVRLLSRSCPNDRSVMWCVVLNILLRYLHVVSCLCVTCLALYRYLYLCWPLRYPMLVTKRRCCYVTLACWTLPFALVAVPSAIDGQAPCADMQVTVSFYATYVVLYILGALATFVAYLLVALEFRRKHHRASPNADIAKFDFLVKVRTERCALHVFVLYTILSLPHIIMVVVSMTQVEIAQMNRNIPALLQRLHLLLFLPFYAWANPFFRAALTSWAKRTWSRMTCGDGEGDFDLHSNGTNGDSAEKTEKLRQEPSV; encoded by the exons ATGGATCAGACCCTTGAATCTCAAGCCTCCATGGAGTGCTCCGTCAGCTCCTCACTCTTTGTGGCGATAACCTTTCTGACCATGGTCGAGGGCGTGTTGACCCTGTTTATATACATCAAAGAGCGGCgtttgaggaagagagagccGAGCCCTTTCGTGTACAGTCTGGCCGTCAGTATCACCCTGCTGTCTGCGCTCTCCTTCGCCTTCAACGTCAGACTCCTTTCGCGTTCGTGTCCAAACGACAGGAGTGTCATGTGGTGCGTCGTGTTGAACATTCTCCTGCGGTACCTGCACGTCGTCTCCTGCCTCTGCGTGACGTGTCTGGCGCTGTACCGATACCTGTACCTGTGCTGGCCCCTCCGCTACCCGATGCTGGTCACCAAGCGCCGCTGTTGCTACGTCACTCTCGCCTGCTGGACGCTGCCCTTCGCCCTGGTTGCGGTGCCGTCTGCGATCGACGGTCAGGCTCCGTGCGCTGACATGCAGGTGACGGTCTCCTTCTATGCCACCTACGTCGTCTTGTACATCCTAGGCGCCCTCGCCACCTTCGTCGCGTACCTCCTGGTGGCGCTGGAGTTCAGGAGGAAGCACCACAGAGCTTCGCCGAACGCAGACATCGCCAAGTTCGACTTCCTCGTGAAAGTGCGAACGGAGAGGTGCGCGCTCCACGTCTTCGTCCTCTACACTATCTTATCTCTCCCTCAC ATCATAATGGTCGTCGTGAGCATGACCCAGGTCGAGATAGCCCAGATGAACAGGAACATCCCGGCCCTCCTGCAGCGCCTCCACCTCCTGCTGTTCCTCCCCTTCTACGCCTGGGCCAATCCCTTCTTCCGCGCCGCCCTCACCAGCTGGGCCAAGAGGACGTGGTCGAGGATGACCTGCGGAGACGGCGAGGGCGACTTCGACCTCCACAGCAACGGCACGAACGGGGACTCAGCCGAGAAGACGGAGAAGTTGCGGCAAGAACCTTCTGTCTGA